TTTCTTGTACATCTTGTACACTAATCACATTGTACACAAATTGCTTGTACACTAATCACATTTCCCCCCAGACAACTGAAAGCAATTCAATAAGCTCTTACTTTAAATGACCTAAGCCTGCTCATGcgtttttgttttgcaaataacACACTTCATTTTTACAAGAAATAGTCTAGATACTTAAAACTCCTCAAACTTAGGAGGGGAAATAATTTGGgataaaaagcaaggaaagacaCAATATTTCTGTTTGTAAAATTGATTTATTCAcaatttggtattttaaaattgtatttggaattttaatttttatgtatttcccTGGCCGgcattctatttttcttaaagagggaGGCAAAGGAGAGGAAGCCTGAGTAAGTTTGAATTTAAGAGATTTACCTGCTGCTACAGTCagtaaaatttaacttttaatccCTGAGATTTAGTAACAagtcagaaatattttcatatattcaaatgtaaaaagcatattttaagaacaaaaaactaaagaataaaaccACTGCAGTAAATTAATCTCCCCACATATGGCAATATAAGTCCCTCTGTCTTAAATTAACTGAGGGGTGTGTACAAAATGCATTTTAGTTATTAAATAAGCCAAAAGAGACTAAGATGCTCTAGTTCTCAGTTTTTTTGTAGTTTCtctccccttttaaaaaatattcctggaAACCGATACAATTTATTCAAATAATAGAAATGCCCACTGCTAGCTCAAATTTTCTCCCCTTTctaaatttttggctgtgatgTACAATTAGGGATTTTCTTTTACTGTCCAAGACCAAAGTTCTTTATCTGATTGCAACCTGAGGCCCAAACTGCTTTTGCAAGGTCACTTTGGAGCAAgtcacttcagtttcctcaaatatCAAATGAGGGTAATTATAGCTCACAGGGATGTAGAAGGCCGGACTGATGTTCATACAACACCATGAGATCTGGGAAGCTTTCTTCATAAGGAGCAATGCCCTGGAACACGTGAGAGTTATTATATATCCTGCTGCTCCCTATTATAGATGGCTGCTTAATACTCCTAAAATGTCAGCTTTCCTCGGAGGAATGAATATTAATTCATTAGTTTGCTCATTAAACTTCCTCGAGATGCAAAGGAATGGCAATTATGTCCCTTCCCCCCCATACACATGAAATGTAGCGCAGATATTAAGGATATGACCACAGTAAAACACTAAGAGAAAgtcaaaacaaataaaccaaatccTTTGCAGTAAGATGCAGTTTTCTTATGTATGTGTAACACACTGGCAagtcatttttcattttggaaggtGTTAAGCATCACTAATGACAAGGGTTTATTTGCCTAATGGCCCAAAGGAAACGCAGTGTAATTCAagcttttttaaaacaacaatgaaaagtcACAAATACCctttcttcaaatctctctctcaacGCTctctttccaaaacagaaaataaactgatttcccttttctctaaaaGACCAATACCAATGCCAGCTAGGAACATCTGCCAGTGCTCGTTTGAAGGCAACTTTGAGGTTCCAAGAATATTTATTTGTGTAGTTATTTATTCCAAAAGGGAAGAGCACAGAAATTCAAATAGAATGTAACATACATCAATTTAAGAAAGAGCTTTGAGACGATCTGGTGATAGAGAATGAGTGGGGAACTCTCATCTGCTCTGCCAGATCTGGacgatattttaaatttaaattgctgCTTTAGCATCAACTTTCAACTTATACATAATGTACATCTCTTAaaaatttatatctaaatatattgGGTTTCTCGGTTGGTTGGTATTTTTTCACCGGGTAAGAACTCTGAGAAGCGAGAGAAGCAATTATGAAAGTCTATGACCTGGGCTATGATAAAACCAAGTCTGGGATTGGGAACCCCTACAGTACGCCCTTGTTTTAGCAAATCCCACTTCTGCTGCAGGAAGCCACAATAAGTAATTCCTTGACTGTTGGTGGCAGGAGGGGTGTAAATAAAAACGTGAGGTAGTTCTTTCCACAAGTGGGAAATATTTGTCGACACAATATCCCTGCACATGTCTGACAAATTTCCAGAGCATCTGCTTGTTGTCATCTGTGAGTAAACTCTTAGCTTGGTATTAACTGAACTTGACAAATCATGAGCTAGTTGCAGTTCACAGGCCTTATTTTCTGATCCAGCCATGACTAGAGGAGCCACTAAAACTCCCAAAAATGTGAACCAAAGAGACCACCAAGTAGGAGAACTGCAAAAGCATAAGCATTAAAAAGCCTATGGGGGAGGTGGTGAGAGCACAGAAGAGTAATTTACCAGGACTTGCGTACAGGAAAGAATGAAGACTGGTGGGAAATAATTTAGACTCTGCTCCAACAGCTTAACTATCAACTTGgttaaaaaaagtgtttttttgaaGTTCTAGCAAGATACTGGATCTATACGATAGAGAACATAGCAGAGGctctaaaaaggaaaattaacacAGAAATACTAAAGGTAGAAGAACAGAATATCCTGAGAAAAGAAAGAGTTACCTATTAAAACTTTAGTCTTTCTGACTTGGAATTTGTACATTTATATTGaactaataaaagaaaatcagtgaTTGCTGAAAAATGTTTGTATTCTAAACTCTCTCCAGGCTACCAGACCAAGACTAATACCAGAAATAGATCAGGAGTAAAATTATAGTtagaaaaggggagaaaagtaAGGTaggacattaaaattttattctgaaattatCTCTGGCCACGacaataaaatttaacaaatattcactgaacaGTCTTACTCCTGTCATCAGCTGTACAATACATACAGTATCATAGAACTGGCCACTAGGATTAAAATCCACTAGAACATATTTCATGTTAAGTGGCGAGAGCAGCATCCCACAGAaatttttacatacatatatacacagtcCACATTCAaccattttcacatattttcagtACACACAGTTGCAGCATATTACAGTCACGTGTCTAAGTTGTTGCTCGATAGAAACCCAAGCCACTGCCTAGACATAACTGTAGCAGTTGAGCTGAGTATAGTTACAATTCATTTTATCTATGTCCATAGCAGAGAGATGTACAAGCCCCTAAGAAACAGAGTTcacaaatactatttttttttaatgctaccaCAGCATTATGTTGGGCAATATTAAAACCTTTACCAACCTAATCAGTTTTTTGTTTAAAGTCTTCTGCTTACCAGAATAttcttgatgaaaaaaattacaaaaatgaatGCTCTCTTGAAAATAATTCACACTTTGAAGATTCCAATATGGCCCAATGCTACTGATGCCTAAAGTGTTTCCTAACATTCTGATGGAGTCCTTCCACATGACTCCAAACCACCTAGGAAGTTTAAAAGTGGCTTAAGTGCCTTGCACCCAAATTGTAAAAATCCCTGGCCATCCTTACTAGAGCCAGGCACATATAAAAGGAATGCACTTTGGTTCATACCAAATGCCCTGGGATTAATCACACTATAAAATTAAATGGTTTGAGGTAAATTTTtacaaatacagttgatttttgtctAGTGTTAgcataacaaaaaaaaatatcgTTTAAAAAATCAGTCTGATGTTAAGATACAACAAAGACCATCTTTAACCCCTTAAACATAGGAATTCCCTGTGTAACTAACCAGTGGTTACCTTTCTCGGTGCCTGACGATGACGCGCGCCTTATGGTTTCTATTAAGGCCTGTAAGTAACTGGATGTTTAAGACAGATGTATCTTTGCAGAGGTGGGTTCCATCTAGTATTCAAAGAGTTAAAGAGGCCAAAAAATGCATGCCCTACAACATGGCATTCAGAACAAAAGGCACATTGTTATCACTAAGGGCACAATTTCTCCTCTACTGTTAATCTACACTGTCTTCCATCACTGTTGTTCCACTGTTGTAGCAATACACTTAAGTGGTAATGCACGCTCTGGGGGTGCAAGAAACGGAGCCAGATGAGACCGCAACCGAAGACAAGACCACACTGTGCTCTTCCTAAATCTGAAAACAGCTCAGACATCCCTAGACAATGGTAACCTGTGAGACCAAGGACTGTTTCCAAGCCAACTCCTAGTAGCCTATCGGAGCCcttcatttgtgttttaaaatcacAAGGATGCAAcagttttgttgggtttttttgacaTTATAGCTAAGCTAGAATTAAAAAGCAGCTCTATCACTAAACACTGAACATGGCGGCTCTTGTGAATAAGGGAAATTTCCCTGTATTTAGGGGGTGCGGTGTTGGGGGAGCCCCAATAGTGCTGCACATTATAGTTTGGCTTAAAAGTTTCCGGTTACATTTGTGAATAGAGATAGTCACAAATGCACTGTTGGCATCTTAAGGACCAGTTTTGTGTGGTGAGGGAGAAGACAAGCAGTATTAGCCCATTTATAAATTTTCACACGGATAATCATTTTATAGGGATATTCATATTAATGGCAGGCTCAGgttcatatatttaaaactaaaagtGAAAATCTCTCAAGAGTGGATACGATGGAAGAGGAACACTGGAAGGGGAAAACAGCcttaatgttttgtttattttaatgacttaaaGACGCTAACCATCTTAGGAGGCTTGTGGTTTTACAAAGCCGCTTCTTATGCCTTTAAGCcagaattttaataataaatacacaATCTTTAAATTCTATAAGCCACTGATTGGGGGGTATCATCACATGAGCATCATTTAAAATGCAACTTACTAACATTATTGCACTTCCACAGATTACACAGAAATGTGTACAACAGGCTAAAGAATTTGACTAGGGGAAAGAAGCTATAATTTCTAGAAACAGAAGTATAAATTAATTTATCAGTGACACCCTTAAATAGTAAAGCAAATATCAACACCACTATCTTATTAATAAGCTAAtcttattactgatttttttggcAAATATCTGTAATAGTTCCTGAGCATTTTTCTCCACCATCAACTGACAAAGCCTCAAGATAAGTGAAGTGTTTTGTTCAaaactaccttttttttcttaaaagagaaaCTGTAGGATTAATATTAAAAGAACTTAACCGGAAACTTTCTTGGCCTCGCTGGGGACCATGCTTTAAGTACTCGTAAATCAATTTACAGGCAATCAATACAATAATATCTGTGCATATAAAAGAGTATTTATCCTAATTTATACTACCCAAAACCTATTGTCCAAACAGGCAGAAATCTTTCTATATTAAATTGCACAtactaaaaaattttttccacGTGCCTTGAAATTGATATATACCACTGCTCATACATTGgtgataaaatactgaaattttcactgtgaaaataattattattcagaggagaaaatattcttttacCTAACTCTCAGTTACTTTTCCAGGTAAAGTGTCATTCCCACAAAAACAATCAGTGCAATCCAAacgaaagtaaaataaaacagaggaatGTAATGTCTGTGGTTCTTCTAATGATGCATAGAGCAAATCAAACCATTTCACTTGAGGCTGAACTTTTCCTCCTTCGAATCTGTTGTTAAAATTGGCCTTGCTGAACAAGCACAATGACGTCTGTTCACGAAGAGGATTTTCAactctctctttttaaagagtTGATGCTCTCCCAGGCTAAGAGAACCTTACTGTGGCACGTGAAAAGTGTGAACTCAGTCTAATCTGCTAAACCGTCTTTGGAACTATGGAAATCCCCACCTTAAGTAGCTAGgctgttcttttttaaagtggaatatgaaaagatggtcaTAATCACAGCTAAAATGTCTCTCTTCTGTATCAGGAGTCTGGGATATAtatttgaaggaagaaaaaggaattaaatgcAAGCAACAGATGTGTGGTGAAAGAAGAACAGCAGGGAGAAGAGCAAAGAGAGGGGAGGAACAGTTCATgtaatacatttctaaatttagGTGCAAAACCAATTTTGTTAAACAAGGCTTCTTTGCAAAACAGCTCGCTGATCACATTGGAGAATCTGGAGGAACACACGTTTCCATTCATCCACCAGGTCTGCTTGGCCGGCCGTTAGAATGTCAGAATGCTAACTGGGCATTTCAACTGTGGGGATTTTATTTTGTCTCTGAGCACTATTTTAGGGAAAAATCTCTAAGGTGCAGTTTTTCTTAGAATATCATTTTCATCCTGACCATTCTCCTCCCACCATCACTACCACCTGGGTAACTTATGGAAAACGGAAGCAGGACAGGTTGCACCTGTGCATGAACCTGAAGcgtggagagagaagggggggccTTCAGAGGCAATCACCTTGGGGAGAATATACTATGAACCATGAACACATAGTGAACGTCTTTGACACCAATCTGTAGATGCGCGGCAGTCATGACATAATCAATGGCCTGCCACTGATGTTTATTACTCTGCCACACTAAATACAGTAAGGCTCATCGTACTTTTAGAACACAAAAAGTTTCAGAAAGTATAAAAACTTAAAGCATTGTCCCcatgtattttataaaaacaaaacaaacaaccttcttacattaaaataagtgccaaaaagatacaaatgagtCGAGTTATTGAGCAAATAAAAACAGGTCTGAGCTACTCCTTTTCAACCCAGTAAGGCTCAGCAATGTCGTATCTTTCAGAATTACCAGCATCGGGGGACTGAGCTCAGCTAACAAGTTTTGGCAACACTGTCCTCTGCTGAATATTCCCATTGGCATCTGTCATCTGTGCCAAATTAGTCCTCAGTTTGGAGGCTGAGCTGGAAGGTGGAGGTAACTTGGAAATGGATGTGATAGCACCAGTGCTCTCGGTGATCCTTTTCACTGACGTCTTCTCCCCCGTCGGAGGCTTTGGCAGCCGCCTCCTCAGCCAGGGATGCCGCAAAGCCTGGCCAGGGGTCATGCGAACCGCAGGATCCCATTCTAAACACTGTTTTAAGAAGTCAAGGAAAAGGGGATCGTCACACCCCTTCAGTGCATTCCCCCACTCTCTGCTCTCCGGTGGGCCCCTCAGTTTCCCTCTCCGGGAACGGCCTCCGTTGAGAACCACGGAGCCGTCTGAGAGAGTCGTGACAGTGCAGTAACGGGGATAACCCTTGGAGCTCACAAAATTTTTGGCTCGCTTGGACGCATCCAGCAGTTTCTGGGAGGGCATGCCCAGCAGTTCAATCATACAGGCCAGCTGGTCCCCTTCATCCTCCCCAGGCAACAGGGGGTAACCAGTCAGGAGCTCCGCTAGGATGCAGCCCAGGCTCCACATGTCGATGGGCATGCCGTACCTGGCGCCGAGGATCACTTCCGGGGCCCGGTAAAAACGGGACTGGATGTACGTGTAGACCCGCTGATGCTCGTAACAACTGGAGCCAAAATCAATCACTTTAATCCCGCTTCTACCCTGCTGCTTCAGTAAAATGTTCTCGGGCTTCAAGTCACAGTGAATTATCCTGTTTTTGTGCAAAGCATCCAGGCACTGCAGGATGGAGTGGGCGAACTTGCGAACCAAAGGCAGGCTGAAGCCCTGGAACTTGTTCTTCTTGATGAGCTCGTAGAGGTTCATGCTGAGCAGCTCGAACGTCATGCAGATGTGGTTGCGGAAGGTGAAGTTCTCCAGCATGTGGATGACGTTCATGGTGTTGTCCTTGTCCTGCTTCCGCAGGTGCTCCA
The Globicephala melas chromosome 10, mGloMel1.2, whole genome shotgun sequence genome window above contains:
- the DYRK2 gene encoding dual specificity tyrosine-phosphorylation-regulated kinase 2 isoform X2 yields the protein MNDHLHVGSHSHGQIQVQQLFEDNSNKRTVLTTQPNGLTTVGKTGLPVVPERQLESIHRRQGSSTSLKSLEGVGKVKAIPMTPEQAMKQYMQKLSSFEHHEIFSYPEIYFLGPNAKKRQGVTGGPNNGGYDDDQGSYVQVPHDHVAYRYEVLKVIGKGSFGQVVKAYDHKVHQHVALKMVRNEKRFHRQAAEEIRILEHLRKQDKDNTMNVIHMLENFTFRNHICMTFELLSMNLYELIKKNKFQGFSLPLVRKFAHSILQCLDALHKNRIIHCDLKPENILLKQQGRSGIKVIDFGSSCYEHQRVYTYIQSRFYRAPEVILGARYGMPIDMWSLGCILAELLTGYPLLPGEDEGDQLACMIELLGMPSQKLLDASKRAKNFVSSKGYPRYCTVTTLSDGSVVLNGGRSRRGKLRGPPESREWGNALKGCDDPLFLDFLKQCLEWDPAVRMTPGQALRHPWLRRRLPKPPTGEKTSVKRITESTGAITSISKLPPPSSSASKLRTNLAQMTDANGNIQQRTVLPKLVS
- the DYRK2 gene encoding dual specificity tyrosine-phosphorylation-regulated kinase 2 isoform X1, whose protein sequence is MLTRKPSAAAPAAYPTGRGGDSAVRQLQASPGLGAGAPRSGVGTGPPSPIALPPLRASNAATAAHTIGGSKHTMNDHLHVGSHSHGQIQVQQLFEDNSNKRTVLTTQPNGLTTVGKTGLPVVPERQLESIHRRQGSSTSLKSLEGVGKVKAIPMTPEQAMKQYMQKLSSFEHHEIFSYPEIYFLGPNAKKRQGVTGGPNNGGYDDDQGSYVQVPHDHVAYRYEVLKVIGKGSFGQVVKAYDHKVHQHVALKMVRNEKRFHRQAAEEIRILEHLRKQDKDNTMNVIHMLENFTFRNHICMTFELLSMNLYELIKKNKFQGFSLPLVRKFAHSILQCLDALHKNRIIHCDLKPENILLKQQGRSGIKVIDFGSSCYEHQRVYTYIQSRFYRAPEVILGARYGMPIDMWSLGCILAELLTGYPLLPGEDEGDQLACMIELLGMPSQKLLDASKRAKNFVSSKGYPRYCTVTTLSDGSVVLNGGRSRRGKLRGPPESREWGNALKGCDDPLFLDFLKQCLEWDPAVRMTPGQALRHPWLRRRLPKPPTGEKTSVKRITESTGAITSISKLPPPSSSASKLRTNLAQMTDANGNIQQRTVLPKLVS